A genomic window from Luteolibacter sp. LG18 includes:
- a CDS encoding phage capsid protein: protein MSADLTVPDHFTTQFSTNWKSIAQQKISRLRERCMVETGCTGERKSHNYTGIVSSENVTGQRYKHTALKDLPTAKRWVSPSQFQVTTGESKWDAIGLLPTVSPSGAHTLAHAGAFARDCDDVIIAALGGTSYTGAQGLTGTILPTTQKVAKNYAYSGGGTDTSLQVEKIIAALRILTETEAWNDDVASSGMKLHGVMTPRCEEYLRIDANSASGSRLFSRDFLPPVLDDQGRIKSFLGIDWTVSTRPGLKGSGVDYAYVWVTDGLQFDVWQEMQTTIDRLPQVSNAVQFLTQYAIGATRMEEEKVVEIAAKV from the coding sequence ATGAGCGCGGATTTGACCGTACCAGACCATTTCACGACCCAGTTCAGCACGAACTGGAAATCGATCGCCCAACAGAAGATTTCCCGGCTGCGCGAGCGGTGCATGGTGGAGACGGGTTGCACGGGCGAGCGAAAGAGCCACAATTACACGGGGATCGTCAGTTCGGAGAACGTGACGGGCCAGCGATACAAGCACACGGCGCTGAAGGATCTGCCGACGGCGAAGCGGTGGGTGAGTCCGAGCCAGTTCCAGGTGACGACGGGCGAGAGCAAGTGGGACGCGATCGGGCTGCTGCCGACGGTGTCTCCGAGCGGGGCGCACACGCTGGCGCACGCGGGGGCGTTCGCGCGGGATTGCGATGATGTGATCATCGCGGCGCTGGGCGGCACTTCGTACACGGGGGCGCAGGGGCTGACGGGGACGATCCTGCCGACCACGCAGAAGGTGGCGAAGAACTATGCCTACAGTGGCGGCGGCACGGATACGTCGCTGCAGGTGGAGAAGATCATCGCGGCGCTGCGGATCCTGACGGAGACGGAGGCGTGGAACGACGATGTGGCATCGAGCGGGATGAAGCTGCACGGGGTGATGACGCCGCGGTGCGAGGAGTATCTGCGCATCGATGCGAACAGTGCGAGCGGCTCGCGTTTGTTTTCGCGGGATTTCCTGCCGCCGGTGCTGGATGACCAGGGGCGGATCAAGTCGTTCCTGGGGATCGATTGGACGGTGTCGACGCGACCGGGCCTGAAGGGCAGCGGGGTGGACTACGCGTATGTGTGGGTGACGGACGGCCTGCAGTTCGACGTGTGGCAGGAGATGCAGACGACGATCGACCGGCTGCCGCAGGTTTCGAACGCGGTGCAGTTCCTGACGCAGTATGCGATCGGGGCGACGCGCATGGAGGAGGAGAAGGTGGTGGAGATCGCGGCGAAGGTTTAA
- a CDS encoding portal protein, translating into MSKELAKQLTAEAGVLDGQRAPWDSLWQELADVVHPRRGMVTRRSSTMGAVPDRRKVAEAFDGTAARANRTLANGQFARITPMGARWFVCKPPAELPVKPEAAAWYQRCSEVLAAKLYASNFYARAHEHFLDRGAFGTAATEVTGGQHGKGLHFRSFAVGSYSVAQNANDEVETLHRSYTLTPRQLVEKFPETCPAEIRRRARDAAKGHQPVTVRQAVYRRLDRDPRKVDGANKAFASVHWLPETQTVLAEGGYEEFPCAVSRWELWGDAPYGWAPSYLALPEAVQANFLEQMLDTAAEVAVFPRVLYGASLKGDVDFRALGLTCYDPQAGEAPREWLTQGRYDVGKDRVRDKRQAINEAFFVPLFNSISQLQHDATATEVQAIVTESRELFHPIFAGLTREFLVPLLRRAFSILLRQGEFPAPPAAVVMRDELGAYVGDPAVEFVSSMALALEQSHLGNLRDCLSVLQPFMAQDPAVVDFIDVDRVGPALFRAKGLPEEFIRPAKEVEKLRAARAQAQQMAQAREAAGAVKDLGGAEGIEGLGRVMGG; encoded by the coding sequence ATGAGCAAGGAGCTGGCGAAGCAGTTGACGGCGGAGGCGGGGGTGCTGGATGGGCAGCGCGCGCCGTGGGATTCCCTGTGGCAGGAGCTGGCGGATGTGGTGCATCCGCGGCGGGGAATGGTGACACGGCGATCGTCTACGATGGGTGCCGTACCGGATCGAAGGAAGGTGGCGGAGGCGTTCGATGGGACGGCGGCGCGGGCGAACCGGACGCTGGCGAACGGGCAGTTCGCGAGGATCACGCCGATGGGGGCGCGGTGGTTCGTGTGCAAGCCTCCGGCGGAGCTTCCGGTGAAGCCGGAGGCGGCGGCGTGGTACCAGCGGTGTTCGGAGGTGCTGGCGGCGAAGCTTTATGCTTCGAATTTCTACGCGCGGGCGCACGAGCATTTCCTGGATCGCGGGGCGTTCGGGACGGCGGCGACGGAGGTGACGGGCGGGCAGCACGGGAAGGGGCTGCATTTCCGGTCGTTCGCGGTGGGGAGCTACTCGGTTGCGCAGAATGCGAACGATGAGGTGGAGACGCTGCACCGGAGTTACACGCTGACGCCGCGGCAGTTGGTGGAGAAGTTTCCGGAGACGTGTCCGGCGGAGATTCGCCGAAGAGCGCGGGATGCGGCGAAGGGGCATCAGCCGGTGACGGTGCGGCAGGCGGTGTACAGGCGGCTGGACCGGGATCCGCGGAAGGTGGATGGGGCGAACAAGGCGTTCGCTTCGGTGCATTGGCTGCCGGAGACGCAGACGGTGCTGGCGGAGGGTGGTTACGAGGAGTTTCCGTGCGCGGTGTCGCGGTGGGAGTTGTGGGGGGATGCGCCGTATGGGTGGGCGCCATCGTATCTGGCGCTGCCGGAGGCGGTGCAGGCGAATTTCCTGGAGCAGATGCTGGACACGGCGGCGGAGGTGGCGGTGTTTCCGCGGGTGCTGTACGGGGCATCCCTGAAGGGGGATGTGGATTTCCGGGCGCTGGGGCTGACGTGCTATGATCCGCAGGCGGGCGAGGCTCCGCGGGAGTGGTTGACGCAGGGGCGCTACGATGTGGGGAAGGACCGGGTGCGGGACAAGCGGCAGGCGATCAACGAGGCGTTCTTTGTGCCGTTGTTCAATTCGATCAGCCAACTGCAGCATGATGCGACGGCGACGGAGGTGCAGGCGATCGTGACGGAGTCGCGGGAGTTGTTCCATCCGATCTTCGCGGGGTTGACGCGGGAGTTCCTGGTGCCGTTGTTGCGGCGGGCGTTTTCGATTTTGCTGCGCCAGGGTGAGTTTCCTGCTCCGCCGGCTGCGGTGGTGATGCGGGATGAGCTGGGGGCGTATGTGGGGGATCCGGCGGTGGAGTTCGTGAGTTCGATGGCGCTGGCGCTGGAGCAATCGCATCTGGGGAACTTGCGGGATTGTTTGTCGGTGTTGCAGCCGTTCATGGCGCAGGATCCGGCGGTGGTGGATTTCATCGATGTGGACCGGGTGGGTCCGGCGCTTTTCCGGGCGAAGGGGCTGCCGGAGGAGTTCATCCGGCCGGCGAAGGAGGTGGAGAAGCTGCGGGCGGCGCGGGCGCAGGCACAGCAGATGGCGCAGGCGCGGGAGGCGGCGGGGGCGGTGAAGGATCTGGGGGGAGCGGAGGGGATCGAGGGGCTGGGGAGAGTGATGGGGGGATGA